From Scylla paramamosain isolate STU-SP2022 unplaced genomic scaffold, ASM3559412v1 Contig1, whole genome shotgun sequence, a single genomic window includes:
- the LOC135095697 gene encoding AT-rich interactive domain-containing protein 1A-like, with the protein MGAGLVALPRPTPRAPDHDEAFVEESGIKLFESRRQEEQAAARKQGGRGGRGLRGGPAVRAGRAGRHHRGGRRGGGRRRRRQGQGQGRRARPRQGAPQDAPPAAELSTSLSSGLGSGRSSGSVSSGGGPASSGAAVNGKRDSCSSSGSSSRDSGVGDTAWPPPPEPLARARPLRLSLPPAARTHHHHFTIRRVAEAETAQAAPSAAQCYARRTTEYIDARLAERRSSDPAQAATQQPPRALTPVWLRRLPSDASSASSGKTQGGEGAQDSHKDSQTGRGSGGGGAGGRVKMAPPSTLHAHALVPGASPLPEG; encoded by the exons ATGGGCGCGGGCCTGGTGGCGCTGCCCCGCCCCACGCCGCGTGCCCCTGACCACGACGAGGCCTTCGTGGAGGAGAGCGGCATCAAGCTGTTTGAGTCGCGGCGGCAGGAGGAGCAGGCCGCCGCCAGGAAGCAGG GCGGACGAGGCGGGCGAGGGCTACGAGGAGGACCCGCTGTACGAGCTGGACGTGCTGGACGACACCATCgtggaggacgacgaggaggaggacgacgacgacgacgacaaggcCAAGGCCAAGGACGCCGCGCCCGCCCCCGCCAGGGTGCCCCCCAGGACGCGCCCCCCGCGGCGGAGCTCAGCACCAGCCTGAGCAGCGGCCTGGGCAGCGGCAGGAGCAGCGGCTCTgtcagcagcggcggcggcccCGCCAGCAGCGGCGCCGCGGTGAACGGCAAGCGGGACTcctgcagcagcagcggcagcagttcCCGGGACAGCGGCGTGGGCGACACCGCCTGGCCGCCGCCGCCCGAGCCCCTCGCCCGCGCCAGGCCCCTCCGGCTGTCCCTGCCGCCCGCAGCGCGCacgcaccaccatcacttcaccATCAGGCGCGTGGCGGAGGCGGAGACGGCGCAGGCGGCACCCTCCGCGGCCCAGTGCTACGCGCGCAGGACCACGGAGTATATTGATGCGCGCCTCGCAGAGCGCCGCTCCTCAGACCCAGCGCAGGCCGCCACCCAGCAGCCGCCCCGCGCCCTCACGCCAGTCTGGCTCAGGAGGCTGCCCTCG GATGCAAGCAGCGCCTCCTCGGGGAAGACCCAGGGCGGGGAGGGAGCCCAGGACTCACACAAGGACTCGCAGACAGGCAGAGGGAGTGGAGGCGGGGGCGCGGGGGGCAGGGTGAAGATGGCGCCCCCCAGCACCCTACACGCCCACGCTCTGGTACCTGGAGCGTCGCCACTTCCAGAAGGGTGA